Proteins from one Streptosporangium becharense genomic window:
- the glp gene encoding molybdotransferase-like divisome protein Glp — MRSVDDHLAGILNTVRTLAPLEVELEQALGTTLAEEVTSPVALPPFDNSAMDGYAVRAEDVAAVPVTLPVIDDVPAGDDRLQAIGPGMVMRIMTGAPLPAGADAVIPVEWTDAGTAQVVVGRSAAPGHAIRRAGEDVRAGDVVLPAGTPIGPAQLGVLAGVGRRRVLVRPRPRVVIISTGAELVEPGMPLGPGQIWESNSYALLAAVREAGGEGYRAGIVSDDAAGFLDQLDAQLVRADLVITSGGVSMGAYEPVKEALGPLGTVRFDRVAMQPGMPQGFGVVGEDHIPLFALPGNPVSSFVSFMLFVRPALRKMRGLPAGPTPTVRAVTAAPLRSPQGKRSFLRGVLAPDGTVEPVRRQGSHQLAALASANALIVVPEDVTELPEGANVEVIPL; from the coding sequence CTGAGATCGGTGGACGACCACCTCGCCGGCATTCTGAACACCGTCCGGACGCTCGCCCCGCTGGAGGTCGAGCTGGAGCAGGCGCTGGGCACGACACTGGCCGAGGAGGTCACCTCCCCGGTCGCCCTGCCGCCGTTCGACAACTCCGCCATGGACGGCTACGCCGTACGGGCCGAGGACGTCGCCGCCGTCCCGGTGACCCTGCCGGTGATCGACGACGTCCCGGCCGGAGACGACCGGCTCCAGGCCATCGGGCCCGGCATGGTCATGCGGATCATGACCGGGGCCCCGCTGCCCGCCGGGGCCGACGCGGTCATCCCGGTCGAGTGGACCGACGCGGGCACCGCGCAGGTCGTCGTCGGACGCTCGGCGGCGCCGGGCCACGCCATCCGCAGGGCCGGGGAGGACGTGCGCGCCGGTGACGTCGTGCTGCCCGCGGGAACCCCGATCGGGCCCGCGCAGCTCGGGGTGCTCGCCGGGGTCGGCCGCCGCCGCGTGCTCGTACGTCCCCGGCCGCGGGTCGTGATCATATCCACCGGTGCCGAGCTGGTGGAGCCGGGCATGCCCCTGGGGCCCGGCCAGATCTGGGAGTCCAACAGCTACGCGCTGCTCGCCGCCGTCCGCGAGGCCGGGGGAGAGGGCTACCGGGCGGGGATCGTGTCCGACGACGCGGCAGGCTTCCTCGACCAGCTCGACGCGCAGCTCGTCCGGGCGGACCTCGTGATCACCAGCGGCGGTGTCTCGATGGGCGCCTACGAGCCGGTCAAGGAGGCGCTCGGCCCGCTCGGCACGGTTCGTTTCGACCGCGTCGCGATGCAGCCGGGCATGCCGCAGGGCTTCGGCGTGGTGGGCGAGGACCACATTCCGCTCTTCGCGCTGCCGGGCAACCCGGTGTCGTCGTTCGTGTCGTTCATGCTCTTCGTCCGGCCGGCGCTGCGGAAGATGCGCGGGCTGCCCGCGGGGCCCACGCCGACGGTGCGCGCCGTCACCGCGGCCCCGCTGCGCTCCCCCCAGGGCAAGCGCTCCTTCCTGCGCGGCGTGCTGGCCCCCGACGGCACCGTCGAGCCGGTCCGCAGGCAGGGCTCCCACCAGCTGGCCGCCCTCGCCTCGGCCAACGCTCTGATCGTGGTCCCGGAGGACGTCACCGAACTTCCCGAGGGTGCGAACGTGGAGGTCATCCCGCTGTGA
- a CDS encoding NUDIX hydrolase yields the protein MGRRIDFYDDPAALRPNSLVPSVNVVVTNEAGDILMIRRSDNDNWAVPGGAIDLGESLPDAAVREMLEETGIKCEVTGLVGTYTDPKHVILYTSDGEARQEFSIVLTGRAVDGEPTPSDESREVRWIPRDEVFSLSMDRSMRLRIGHFLEGASNPYIG from the coding sequence ATGGGCCGCCGGATCGACTTCTACGATGACCCCGCCGCGCTCAGACCCAACAGCCTGGTTCCCTCGGTGAACGTTGTGGTCACCAACGAGGCAGGCGACATCCTGATGATCCGCCGCAGTGACAATGACAACTGGGCCGTTCCCGGCGGTGCGATCGACCTCGGCGAGTCCCTGCCCGACGCGGCGGTCCGCGAGATGTTGGAGGAGACCGGGATCAAGTGTGAGGTCACCGGCCTCGTCGGGACGTATACCGACCCCAAGCACGTGATCCTCTACACCAGCGACGGCGAGGCCCGGCAGGAGTTCTCCATCGTGCTCACTGGCCGAGCCGTCGACGGTGAGCCGACGCCGAGCGACGAGTCCCGCGAGGTGCGTTGGATACCGCGGGACGAGGTGTTTTCCCTGTCGATGGACCGGTCAATGCGCCTGCGGATCGGTCACTTCCTCGAAGGCGCAAGTAATCCATATATAGGCTGA
- a CDS encoding D-alanyl-D-alanine carboxypeptidase family protein — MTSLLPVPAAAQRVAVKERSVVAADPVNLTELRREAEKAAKELEEATKALEQRRAQIRTSERELSAKLRELQTAERAFAQLRQPLADLVGQLYQQPLGTDVAAFLSGDSSEDTLRAMSGITQLVSERQQVLDEATRLQRERERLAGEAQELRAANLLAEAQMSAEIDTLRERSQKIVKSLTQALVKLGVKIDKKGNPAGGCDPTRASSSNEFPNGLIPQAYLCPLQQPGNELRGDAALAFISLNEAYKRRFGKAMCVTDSYRNLAEQQSVYYRRPGFAAVPGRSNHGWGLAVDLCGGVERFRSPEFNWLEANSKKYGWFHPKWAYVSPFEPWHWEYDPKLGSLL, encoded by the coding sequence ATGACTTCCCTGTTGCCGGTCCCCGCTGCGGCACAGCGGGTTGCGGTAAAGGAACGGAGCGTCGTCGCCGCCGATCCGGTGAATCTCACCGAGCTGCGGCGTGAGGCGGAGAAGGCGGCCAAAGAACTGGAGGAGGCGACGAAGGCGCTGGAGCAGCGCAGAGCCCAGATCAGGACCTCGGAGCGGGAACTGTCCGCCAAGCTCCGCGAGTTGCAGACGGCGGAACGGGCCTTCGCCCAGCTACGGCAGCCGCTGGCCGACCTGGTCGGGCAGCTCTACCAGCAGCCCCTGGGTACCGATGTGGCCGCCTTCCTCTCCGGTGACTCCAGCGAGGACACCCTGCGAGCCATGTCCGGTATCACCCAGCTCGTCTCCGAGCGGCAGCAGGTTCTCGACGAGGCCACGCGCCTGCAGCGGGAGCGTGAGCGACTGGCAGGTGAGGCGCAGGAGCTGCGGGCGGCCAACCTCCTGGCCGAGGCACAGATGTCGGCCGAGATCGACACGCTCCGGGAACGTTCGCAGAAGATCGTCAAGTCGCTGACGCAGGCGCTGGTGAAGCTGGGCGTCAAAATCGACAAGAAGGGGAACCCGGCGGGCGGCTGTGACCCGACCAGGGCGTCGTCGTCGAACGAGTTCCCCAACGGGCTCATCCCCCAGGCGTACCTCTGCCCGCTCCAGCAGCCGGGCAACGAGCTCAGGGGCGACGCCGCGCTCGCGTTCATCAGCCTCAACGAGGCGTACAAGCGGCGCTTCGGCAAGGCTATGTGCGTGACCGACAGCTACCGGAACCTGGCCGAGCAGCAGTCGGTCTACTACCGCCGTCCCGGCTTCGCCGCCGTCCCGGGCCGCAGCAACCACGGCTGGGGCCTCGCGGTCGACCTCTGTGGAGGCGTGGAGCGCTTCCGGTCGCCGGAGTTCAACTGGCTGGAGGCCAACAGCAAGAAGTACGGCTGGTTCCACCCCAAGTGGGCATATGTCAGCCCCTTCGAGCCGTGGCACTGGGAGTACGACCCCAAGCTCGGGTCACTGCTGTAG
- a CDS encoding 5-formyltetrahydrofolate cyclo-ligase: MDKLKLRASIQAARAAIPDGARHAASTQIRESLLDQPWVQMAGLVACYWSTGAEPATHGLVLALWKHGATVILPVLRDDNDLDWAVYDGPDTLAPGRFGIMEPIDTRRGVDAVRTAALVIVPALAVDRSTGVRLGRGGGSYDRALARVGPNVPTVALLHEGELLDGVPAEPHDLPVRYAATPEGIFRTGTAGPA, translated from the coding sequence GTGGACAAGCTGAAGCTGCGTGCCTCGATACAGGCGGCACGTGCCGCGATCCCCGACGGAGCAAGGCACGCCGCCTCCACGCAGATCAGGGAATCCCTGCTCGACCAGCCATGGGTGCAGATGGCGGGCCTGGTCGCGTGCTACTGGTCGACCGGCGCCGAACCGGCGACCCACGGTCTCGTCCTCGCCCTGTGGAAGCACGGCGCCACCGTGATCCTCCCGGTGCTCCGCGACGACAACGATCTCGACTGGGCGGTGTACGACGGGCCGGACACCCTCGCCCCCGGCCGCTTCGGGATCATGGAGCCGATCGACACCCGGCGCGGCGTCGACGCCGTCCGGACCGCGGCGCTGGTGATCGTGCCCGCCCTCGCGGTCGACCGGTCCACCGGCGTACGGCTCGGACGCGGCGGCGGCTCCTACGACCGGGCACTGGCGCGGGTCGGCCCGAACGTGCCGACGGTGGCGCTGCTCCACGAGGGCGAACTGCTGGACGGCGTCCCCGCCGAGCCGCACGACCTGCCGGTCCGCTACGCGGCGACGCCCGAGGGCATCTTCAGGACGGGTACCGCCGGACCGGCCTGA
- the galU gene encoding UTP--glucose-1-phosphate uridylyltransferase GalU yields the protein MADFEAVTKAVVPAAGLGTRFLPATKATPKEMLPIVDKPAIQYVVEEAVSAGLLDVLMVTGKNKRSIEDHFDRAIELEDALEAKGDDERLSQVREPADLATLHYVRQGEPRGLGHAVLCAKQHVGDHPFACLLGDDLIDYRDELLKRMIEVRGTYGGSVIALMEVPKEQASLYGCAAIEPTSEDDVVRVTDLVEKPPADEAPSNWAIIGRYVIDPAVFEVLENTPPGRGNEIQLTDALRTLAGRGNDQGGPVHGVLFRGRRYDTGNKLDYLRTVVQFAADRPDLAPEFLPWLKEFLAAR from the coding sequence ATGGCCGACTTCGAAGCTGTGACGAAAGCTGTTGTTCCCGCCGCGGGTTTGGGCACCCGTTTTCTTCCGGCGACCAAGGCGACGCCGAAAGAGATGCTGCCCATCGTCGACAAGCCCGCGATCCAGTATGTCGTCGAAGAGGCGGTCTCCGCCGGACTGCTCGACGTTCTCATGGTCACCGGAAAGAACAAGCGCTCCATCGAGGACCACTTCGACCGGGCGATCGAGCTTGAGGACGCACTTGAGGCCAAGGGTGACGACGAGCGCCTCTCCCAGGTGCGCGAGCCGGCCGACCTGGCGACCCTGCACTACGTACGCCAGGGTGAGCCGCGCGGGCTGGGCCACGCCGTGCTCTGCGCCAAGCAGCACGTGGGGGATCACCCGTTCGCCTGCCTGCTCGGCGACGACCTCATCGACTACCGAGACGAGCTGCTCAAGCGCATGATCGAGGTGCGCGGCACGTACGGCGGCAGCGTCATCGCGCTGATGGAGGTCCCCAAGGAACAGGCGTCCCTGTACGGGTGCGCCGCCATCGAGCCCACCTCCGAGGACGACGTGGTCCGGGTGACCGACCTGGTGGAGAAGCCCCCGGCGGACGAGGCGCCGTCCAACTGGGCGATCATCGGTCGTTACGTGATCGACCCGGCCGTGTTCGAGGTCCTGGAGAACACCCCGCCGGGCCGGGGCAACGAGATCCAGCTCACCGACGCCCTGCGCACCCTCGCCGGACGCGGCAACGACCAGGGCGGCCCGGTGCACGGCGTGCTGTTCCGTGGACGCCGGTACGACACCGGCAACAAGCTCGACTACCTGCGCACGGTGGTGCAGTTCGCCGCCGACCGCCCCGACCTGGCACCGGAGTTCCTGCCGTGGCTCAAGGAGTTCCTGGCCGCGCGATGA
- the cpaB gene encoding Flp pilus assembly protein CpaB: MRALRRLLSRRHRLIAAAFAALAAGCALLALSPDTASVTVLAAARDLPGGVLDAADLAPVDLRPGTVPDGALKPGAQVTGRILVGPMRRGEPLTDVRLLGPSLLAAHNPGTVAAPVRVADPETARLISPGDIVDVLAAPTTWDGSVPARIVAQDVTVLATPEGESERGALVVLAMTSAQATELASAQAGGRLSITIGPRRR, translated from the coding sequence ATGCGTGCCCTACGCCGCCTTCTCAGCCGCCGTCACCGCCTCATCGCCGCCGCCTTCGCCGCCCTGGCGGCCGGGTGTGCCCTGCTGGCGCTGAGCCCCGACACCGCATCGGTGACCGTCCTGGCCGCCGCACGAGACCTCCCCGGCGGTGTGCTCGACGCCGCCGACCTGGCACCCGTCGACCTGCGGCCCGGCACGGTCCCCGACGGTGCCCTGAAGCCCGGAGCGCAGGTTACCGGGAGGATCCTCGTCGGCCCGATGCGTCGCGGCGAACCCCTGACGGACGTCCGCCTACTGGGCCCGAGCCTGCTGGCCGCCCACAACCCGGGAACGGTGGCCGCACCGGTGCGCGTCGCCGACCCCGAGACCGCACGCCTGATCTCACCGGGCGACATCGTGGACGTACTCGCCGCCCCGACCACGTGGGACGGTTCCGTCCCTGCCCGGATCGTGGCCCAGGACGTCACCGTCCTGGCGACGCCGGAGGGCGAATCCGAACGGGGTGCGCTCGTCGTACTGGCCATGACCTCGGCTCAGGCGACGGAGCTGGCATCGGCCCAGGCCGGCGGACGGCTCTCCATCACGATCGGACCCCGGAGACGATAG
- the moaC gene encoding cyclic pyranopterin monophosphate synthase MoaC encodes MDETGAARMVDVSEKGVSLRTATATGKVLLSREAVALLRSGEVPKGDAIGTARIAGIMGAKRTPDLIPLCHPIALHGVKVELDVFDDGVEITARVKTADRTGVEMEALTSVSVAALALIDMVKAVDPAAVITDVRVEEKTGGKTGIWTRP; translated from the coding sequence ATCGACGAGACGGGCGCGGCCCGCATGGTCGACGTCTCGGAGAAGGGTGTCTCGCTCCGTACGGCGACCGCCACCGGCAAGGTGCTGCTGTCCAGGGAGGCCGTGGCGCTGCTGCGGTCGGGGGAGGTCCCCAAGGGCGACGCGATCGGCACCGCGCGGATCGCCGGGATCATGGGTGCCAAACGGACCCCTGACCTGATCCCCCTCTGCCACCCGATCGCGCTGCACGGGGTCAAGGTGGAGCTGGACGTGTTCGACGACGGCGTGGAGATCACCGCCCGCGTCAAGACCGCCGACCGGACCGGGGTCGAGATGGAGGCGCTGACCTCGGTCTCGGTCGCCGCGCTCGCGTTGATCGACATGGTCAAGGCGGTCGACCCGGCAGCTGTGATCACCGACGTCCGGGTGGAGGAGAAGACCGGCGGCAAGACGGGGATCTGGACCCGCCCGTAG
- a CDS encoding potassium/proton antiporter codes for MGLNVWLLLGAGIVIAAVVAVRVAHWSGLPSLLIFLGFGLLLGESGFGLQFEDPEIAQRMGLIALAIILAEGGLTTAWGNVRKAIPTALVLATIGVGVSIVAVAVPVHMLLGMDWRSALLLGAILASTDAAAVFSVLRRLPLPSRLAGVLEAESGFNDAPTVIAVALLSSSASPDLGDALFRVVFELVVGAGVGLAVGPLGVYALRRIALPVSGLYPIAVLALAFVAYAGAMLLHASGFLAVYLAALVMGNSRMPHRAASRGFAEGVAWLAQIGLFVMLGLLASPSEIPAATIPGLLAGLILVVVARPLSIVVSSLLVRLTGIDRLGWREQAFLSWAGLRGAVPIVLATIPWAATSVDDATAKFMFNEVFVIVVVYTLVQGPTLPFVARVLGLTTPGEARDLEVESAPLEELNADLLQVKVPPTSKLHGVEIFELRLPADAQVTLIVREGRSFVPSDSTRIRVDDQLLVVTTAACRETVERRMRAISRRGKLAGWFGERGS; via the coding sequence ATGGGATTGAACGTCTGGCTGCTTCTCGGTGCCGGAATCGTCATCGCCGCCGTCGTCGCGGTGCGCGTCGCCCACTGGAGCGGGCTGCCCAGCCTGTTGATCTTCCTGGGTTTCGGGCTGCTCCTGGGGGAGTCCGGGTTCGGGCTGCAGTTCGAGGACCCCGAGATCGCCCAGCGGATGGGCCTGATCGCGTTGGCGATCATCCTCGCCGAAGGCGGTCTGACCACGGCCTGGGGAAACGTCAGGAAGGCGATCCCCACCGCGCTGGTGCTCGCCACCATCGGTGTCGGGGTGAGCATCGTGGCCGTCGCGGTCCCGGTGCACATGCTGCTCGGCATGGACTGGCGGAGCGCGCTGCTGCTGGGAGCGATCCTCGCCTCCACCGACGCCGCCGCCGTCTTCTCCGTCCTGAGACGGCTGCCCCTGCCCTCGCGCCTGGCGGGGGTCCTGGAGGCCGAGTCCGGTTTCAACGACGCACCCACGGTCATCGCCGTGGCGCTGCTGAGCTCCAGCGCCTCGCCCGACCTGGGCGACGCACTGTTCCGGGTGGTCTTCGAACTGGTGGTCGGCGCGGGCGTGGGCCTGGCGGTCGGCCCGCTCGGCGTCTACGCGCTGCGCCGCATCGCGCTGCCCGTCTCCGGCCTGTACCCGATCGCGGTGCTCGCGCTCGCGTTCGTCGCGTACGCGGGGGCGATGCTGCTGCACGCCAGCGGATTCCTGGCGGTCTACCTGGCGGCCCTGGTCATGGGCAACTCGCGCATGCCGCACCGCGCGGCCTCCCGCGGGTTCGCCGAGGGCGTCGCCTGGCTGGCCCAGATCGGGCTGTTCGTCATGCTCGGCCTGCTCGCCAGCCCGTCGGAGATCCCGGCGGCGACGATCCCCGGGCTGCTCGCCGGGCTGATCCTGGTCGTCGTGGCCCGCCCGCTGTCGATCGTGGTCTCCTCACTGCTGGTGCGGCTGACCGGGATCGACCGGCTCGGCTGGCGGGAGCAGGCGTTCCTGTCGTGGGCCGGCCTGCGCGGCGCGGTGCCCATCGTGCTCGCCACCATCCCCTGGGCCGCCACCTCGGTCGACGACGCCACGGCCAAGTTCATGTTCAACGAGGTCTTCGTCATCGTCGTCGTCTACACCTTGGTGCAGGGGCCGACACTGCCGTTCGTGGCCAGGGTCCTGGGGCTCACCACCCCCGGGGAGGCCCGCGACCTGGAGGTGGAGTCGGCCCCGTTGGAGGAGCTCAACGCCGACCTGCTCCAGGTGAAGGTGCCCCCGACGTCGAAGCTGCACGGTGTGGAGATCTTCGAGCTGCGGCTGCCGGCGGACGCCCAGGTGACGCTGATCGTCCGGGAGGGACGCTCGTTCGTGCCGTCGGACTCGACGAGGATCAGGGTCGACGACCAGCTCCTCGTCGTCACCACCGCCGCCTGCCGGGAGACGGTCGAGCGGCGGATGCGCGCGATCAGCCGCAGGGGCAAACTCGCCGGCTGGTTCGGCGAGCGCGGTTCCTGA
- a CDS encoding tyrosine-type recombinase/integrase, protein MLRNHVLLPEDRRGTLTRTQTVALRWLEKASLPLADLQEARVARIALDAISVTFDGKEAAANTVRRKRAILHHLLELAVEQKVFATNPLHEIKWKPPKAVTVVDLRTVINPTQAKQLLAAVPKVGRTRGVRLKALFACIYYAGLRPEEAADLRLKNCTLPESGWGQIILERARPQANKRWTNSGETHESRSLKHRAKKETREIPIPPALVVILGEHIDAYGIESDGRLFRTANGGSYSSSAYSYVWQKARSLVLTEEQVRSPLAARPYDLRHAALSLWLNAGVPATEVAKRAGHSVEVLHRVYAKCMEGQQERMNGKISSALDD, encoded by the coding sequence GTGCTACGCAACCACGTGCTGCTCCCGGAGGACCGGCGGGGGACGCTGACCCGCACGCAGACCGTGGCGCTGCGTTGGCTGGAGAAGGCGTCCCTTCCGCTGGCGGATCTCCAGGAGGCACGCGTCGCCCGGATCGCACTCGACGCCATCTCGGTCACCTTCGATGGCAAGGAGGCCGCAGCCAACACCGTACGGCGGAAGCGGGCGATCCTTCATCACCTCCTGGAGCTGGCGGTGGAACAGAAGGTGTTCGCGACCAACCCATTGCACGAGATCAAGTGGAAGCCGCCCAAGGCCGTCACCGTCGTCGACCTCCGTACGGTGATCAATCCGACTCAGGCGAAGCAGCTCCTGGCCGCCGTGCCCAAGGTCGGCCGTACTCGGGGCGTCCGGCTCAAGGCCCTGTTCGCCTGCATCTACTACGCGGGTCTGCGGCCGGAGGAGGCGGCGGACCTTCGCCTGAAGAACTGCACTCTGCCCGAATCAGGATGGGGCCAGATCATCCTGGAGAGGGCGCGACCGCAGGCGAACAAGCGATGGACCAACTCGGGGGAGACCCACGAGTCGCGCAGCCTCAAGCACCGAGCGAAGAAGGAGACCAGGGAGATCCCCATCCCGCCGGCTTTAGTCGTCATCCTTGGAGAGCACATCGACGCCTATGGCATCGAAAGCGACGGCCGGCTGTTCCGGACAGCCAACGGTGGCTCCTACTCCAGCTCGGCATACTCCTACGTCTGGCAGAAAGCTCGATCGCTCGTCCTCACCGAGGAGCAGGTGAGGTCGCCGCTCGCCGCCCGCCCCTATGACCTGCGACATGCAGCCCTGTCCCTCTGGCTTAACGCAGGAGTGCCGGCGACCGAGGTGGCCAAGCGCGCCGGGCACAGCGTGGAGGTCCTCCACCGGGTCTACGCCAAGTGCATGGAGGGCCAGCAGGAACGGATGAATGGGAAGATCAGTAGCGCTCTGGATGATTAA
- a CDS encoding MogA/MoaB family molybdenum cofactor biosynthesis protein, producing the protein MRALVITASTRAAAGIYDDRSGRLLAELLAAAGCDVDGPRVVPDGEPVEAALRSGVTEGYDVIVTTGGTGLTPADLTPEMTRRVIDREVPGIAEAIRHVNRDKVPTSILSRGIAGQAGGTLIVNLPGSSGGVRDGMAVLAPVLGHAVDQIRGGDHPR; encoded by the coding sequence ATGAGAGCTCTGGTGATCACCGCGTCCACCCGGGCCGCGGCGGGGATATACGACGACAGGTCGGGCAGGCTTCTGGCGGAGCTCCTCGCGGCGGCCGGGTGTGACGTGGACGGCCCGCGGGTGGTCCCCGACGGGGAGCCGGTCGAGGCGGCGTTGCGGTCCGGGGTGACCGAGGGGTACGACGTGATCGTCACCACCGGCGGCACAGGGCTCACCCCGGCCGACCTCACCCCCGAGATGACCCGGCGGGTGATCGACAGGGAGGTTCCCGGCATCGCCGAGGCCATCCGTCACGTGAACCGCGACAAGGTGCCCACCTCGATCCTGTCGCGGGGGATCGCCGGTCAGGCGGGCGGTACGCTGATCGTCAACCTGCCCGGGTCCTCCGGCGGGGTCCGTGACGGCATGGCGGTCCTGGCGCCGGTCCTCGGGCACGCCGTCGACCAGATCCGGGGCGGAGACCACCCCCGCTGA
- a CDS encoding HAD family hydrolase, whose translation MQRLALFDLDNTLIDLDAAFLLWAHEFAEEHRLSRKAVDYLVKLDCNGLPHRELFFTKVRERFKLSAPATELWIAYRRRMPHLVECRPEVMAALTELRASGWRVGIVTNGTADNQLGKLQRTGLADVVNGYALSGVEGIRKPDVGLFEIAARRCGMSLTDGGWMVGDHPVADIDGGRAAGLRTVWLDRGTRVGHECSPDHVVSDVIQAADILRDINGRLPKKHR comes from the coding sequence GTGCAGCGATTGGCGCTCTTCGACCTGGACAACACACTCATCGACCTGGACGCCGCCTTCCTACTGTGGGCTCATGAGTTCGCCGAAGAGCATCGACTCAGCCGGAAGGCCGTCGACTACCTGGTCAAGCTAGACTGCAACGGCCTGCCCCACCGTGAGCTGTTCTTCACCAAGGTGCGCGAGCGGTTCAAGCTGTCCGCTCCGGCAACGGAGCTGTGGATCGCCTATCGCCGACGGATGCCCCATCTCGTCGAGTGCCGTCCCGAGGTCATGGCCGCGCTGACCGAGCTACGCGCGTCCGGATGGCGGGTGGGGATCGTCACCAACGGTACGGCGGATAACCAGCTCGGCAAGCTCCAGCGGACAGGCCTGGCTGATGTCGTCAACGGCTACGCGCTCTCAGGCGTCGAGGGCATTCGCAAGCCCGACGTCGGCCTGTTCGAGATCGCCGCCAGGCGATGCGGGATGAGCCTTACTGATGGGGGTTGGATGGTGGGAGACCACCCCGTCGCAGATATCGACGGAGGACGGGCAGCCGGCCTGCGTACGGTCTGGCTCGACCGCGGGACGCGCGTCGGCCATGAATGCTCCCCGGACCATGTGGTCAGCGATGTCATCCAAGCGGCGGACATCTTGCGCGACATCAACGGACGACTTCCCAAGAAGCATCGGTAG
- a CDS encoding S-methyl-5'-thioadenosine phosphorylase, whose translation MVTRADIGVIGGSGLYSLLDDATEVEVTTPYGPPSDVITVGRIGSRPVAFVPRHGRDHRFPPHRIPYRANLWALRSLGVRQVLAPSAVGSLRPEIGPGALVVPDQIIDRTSGRTQTFYDSDGVVHVSFADPYCPIGRATAVATARSGGWPLVDGGTLVVIEGPRFSSRAESRWFSANGWTIVGMTGFPESVLARELAMCYTSLSLVTDHDAGVEAGEGVTHEEVLAFFATNVTRMRSLVADVVTALPDERTCPCPGTLDGLKIPFDLPE comes from the coding sequence ATGGTCACTCGCGCGGACATCGGAGTCATCGGCGGATCGGGGCTCTACTCCCTGCTCGACGACGCCACGGAGGTCGAGGTCACCACGCCCTACGGCCCGCCCAGCGACGTCATCACCGTCGGCCGCATCGGGTCGCGTCCGGTCGCCTTCGTGCCCAGGCACGGTCGCGACCATCGCTTCCCGCCCCACCGCATCCCCTACCGGGCCAACCTGTGGGCGCTGCGCTCCCTCGGGGTCCGCCAGGTCCTGGCGCCGAGCGCGGTCGGGTCCCTGCGTCCGGAGATCGGCCCCGGCGCCCTGGTCGTCCCCGACCAGATCATCGACCGCACCTCCGGCCGCACCCAGACCTTCTACGACTCCGACGGCGTCGTGCACGTCTCCTTCGCCGACCCCTACTGCCCCATCGGACGCGCAACCGCCGTCGCAACCGCCCGCTCCGGCGGCTGGCCCCTGGTCGACGGCGGCACCCTGGTGGTGATCGAAGGCCCGCGCTTCTCCAGCCGCGCCGAGTCCCGCTGGTTCAGCGCCAACGGGTGGACGATCGTCGGCATGACCGGCTTCCCGGAATCCGTCCTCGCCCGGGAGTTGGCCATGTGCTACACCTCGCTCTCCCTGGTCACCGACCACGACGCGGGGGTCGAGGCCGGCGAGGGCGTCACCCACGAGGAGGTCCTCGCCTTCTTCGCGACCAACGTCACCCGCATGCGCTCACTCGTCGCCGACGTCGTCACCGCCCTCCCCGACGAACGCACCTGCCCCTGCCCGGGAACTCTGGACGGTCTCAAGATCCCCTTCGATCTGCCCGAGTAG
- a CDS encoding GNAT family N-acetyltransferase: protein MDRLRGWPVTLAEGPVGLRPLRLRDVRVWRDSRLRNANWLRPWEPSNPETPLFKTGLGPYISMAGTLRREARQGLALPWVVTYEGAFAGQLTVGAIVWGSARSAQIGYWVDGALAGRGIIPTAVAMAVDHCFFTTGLHRVEANIRPENHASRRVVEKLGFREEGIRRRHLHIDGAWRDHICYALTVEDAPRGLLARWRRAREAAAHGGTPHEEV, encoded by the coding sequence GTGGATCGACTTCGTGGCTGGCCGGTGACCCTCGCGGAAGGCCCGGTAGGACTTCGGCCGCTGCGGCTGCGCGACGTGCGCGTCTGGCGAGACTCGCGGCTGCGCAACGCCAACTGGCTCCGCCCCTGGGAGCCCAGCAACCCGGAGACCCCGCTGTTCAAGACCGGCCTCGGTCCCTACATCTCGATGGCCGGCACGCTCCGCAGGGAGGCCAGGCAGGGCCTCGCACTGCCGTGGGTCGTCACCTACGAGGGGGCCTTCGCCGGGCAGCTCACCGTGGGAGCCATCGTCTGGGGCTCCGCCAGGTCCGCCCAGATCGGTTACTGGGTGGACGGCGCCCTGGCCGGCCGGGGCATCATCCCCACCGCGGTGGCGATGGCGGTCGACCACTGCTTCTTCACCACCGGGCTGCACCGGGTCGAGGCGAACATCCGGCCGGAGAACCACGCGAGCCGGCGGGTGGTCGAGAAGCTCGGCTTCAGGGAGGAAGGGATCAGGCGCAGGCATCTGCACATCGACGGAGCCTGGCGTGACCACATCTGTTACGCGCTCACGGTCGAGGACGCCCCCCGGGGCCTGCTCGCGCGGTGGCGACGTGCTCGTGAGGCGGCCGCCCATGGCGGAACTCCCCACGAAGAGGTTTGA